From Macaca mulatta isolate MMU2019108-1 chromosome 1, T2T-MMU8v2.0, whole genome shotgun sequence, the proteins below share one genomic window:
- the LBR gene encoding delta(14)-sterol reductase LBR isoform X1 produces MPSRKFADGEVVRGRWPGSSLYYEVEILSHDSTSQLYTVKYKDGTELELKENDIKPLTSFRQRKGGSTSSSPSRRRGSRSRSRSRSPGRPPKSARRSASASHQANIKEARREVEVKLTPLILKPFGNSISRYNGEPEHTERNDVPHKNTQEKFSLSQESSYISTQYSLRPRREEVKLKEIDSKEEKFIAKELAVRTFEVTPIRAKDLEFGGVPGVFLIMFGLPVFLFLLLLICKQKDPSLLNFPPPLPALYELWETRVFGVYLLWFLIQVLFYLLPIGKVVEGTPLIDGRRLKYRLNGFYAFILTSAVIGASLFQGVEFHYVYSHFLQFALGATVFCVVLSVYLYMRSLKAPRNDLSPASSGNAVYDFFIGRELNPRIGTFDLKYFCELRPGLIGWVVINLVMLLAEMKIQDRAIPSLAMILVNSFQLLYVVDALWNEEALLTTMDIIHDGFGFMLAFGDLVWVPFIYSFQAFYLVSHPNEVSWPMASLIIVLKLCGYVIFRGANSQKNAFRKNPSDPKLAHLKTIHTSTGKNLLVSGWWGFVRHPNYLGDLIMALAWSLPCGFNHILPYFYVIYFTMLLVHREARDEYHCKKKYGVAWEKYCQRVPYRIFPYIY; encoded by the exons ATGCCAAGTAGGAAATTTGCCGATGGTGAAGTGGTAAGAGGTCGATGGCCTGGGAGTTCACTTTATTATGAAGTAGAAATTCTGAGCCACGACAGCACCTCCCAGCTTTACACTGTAAAGTATAAAGATGGAACAGAGCTTGAATTGAAAGAGAATGATATTAAG CCTTTAACTTCCTTTAGGCAAAGGAAAGGTGGCTCAACTTCCAGTTCCCCTTCCAGACGCCGAGGGAGTCGATCAAGGTCACGCTCCAGATCCCCTGGTCGACCACCTAAAAGTGCCCGCCGATCTGCTTCTGCTTCCCACCAGGCCAACATTAAGGAAGCAAGGAGGGAAGTGGAAGTTAAATTGACTCCGCTGATTCTG AAGCCATTTGGAAATAGTATCAGCAGATATAACGGGGAGCCCGAGCACACTGAAAGAAATGACGTACCTCATAAAAATACACAG gAAAAATTCAGTTTGTCACAAGAAAGCAGTTACATATCTACACAGTATAGCCTTCGTCcaagaagagaagaagtcaaattaaaagaaatagattctaaggaagaaaaattcattgcaaaagaaCTGGCAGTGAGAACTTTTGAAGTGACTCCCATCCGGGCAAAGGATTTGGAGTTTGGAGGAGTACCTG GTGTGTTTCTCATCATGTTTGGCCTGCCTGTGTTCCTCTTCCTGTTGCTGTTGATATGTAAACAGAAAGATCCCAGTCTTCTGAATTTCCCTCCTCCTTTGCCAGCTTTGTATGAGTTATGGGAAACCAGAGTATTTGGGGTCTACCTCCTGTGGTTTTTGATTCAAGTCCTGTTCTACCTACTGCCAATTGGAAAG gttgTAGAAGGAACGCCTCTTATTGATGGAAGAAGACTCAAGTATAGATTaaatg gattctaTGCTTTTATCCTGACATCTGCAGTCATCGGAGCATCTCTCTTCCAGGGCGTAGAGTTTCATTATGTGTACAGTCATTTTCTTCAGTTTGCACTTGGGGCCACTGTTTTTTGTGTGGTCTTGAGTGTGTATCTCTACATGCGCTCTTTGAAAGCACCCCGGAATGACCTGTCGCCTGCCAGCTCTG GAAATGCTGTCTATGATTTCTTCATTGGCCGTGAATTAAACCCTCGAATTGGTACTTTTGATCTCAAATACTTTTGTGAATTGCGCCCCGGATTGATTGGAtgg GTGGTTATTAACTTGGTGATGCTTTTGGctgaaatgaaaatacaagacCGTGCTATTCCATCCTTGGCCATGATTTTGGTTAATAGTTTCCAGCTTCTCTATGTGGTGGACGCTCTCTGGAATGAG GAAGCGTTGTTGACGACCATGGACATCATCCATGATGGATTTGGATTCATGCTGGCTTTTGGAGATTTGGTGTGGGTTCCGTTTATTTACAGCTTCCAAGCCTTTTACTTAGTTAGTCATCCAAATGAAGTGTCTTGGCCAATGGCATCTCTAATTATTGTTCTGAAAC ttTGTGGTTATGTAATCTTCCGTGGTGCAAATTCTCAGAAAAATGCATTCCGGAAAAATCCCAGTGATCCAAAGCTTGCAC atttaAAAACCATTCATACTTCAACGGGAAAAAATCTTCTAGTTTCTGGATGGTGGGGCTTTGTTCGCCACCCCAATTACTTGGGTGATCTCATCATGGCCTTGGCGTGGTCCCTTCCATGTG GTTTTAACCACATTCTGCCTTATTTCTATGTGAtttatttcaccatgttgcttgtCCACCGAGAAGCTCGTGACGAGTACCACTGTAAAAAGAAATATGGCGTGGCTTGGGAAAAGTACTGTCAGCGTGTGCCCTACCGTATATTTCCATACATCTACTAA